DNA from Pajaroellobacter abortibovis:
CCCCTTCGCCCATCCTCACTCGCCACCTCCCCATTTTTTACCTTAGCAATCTTTTTTCTTTCTCGCTTTGTGTTCTGTTTGGAATGTCTGAAGGGAGCGAAGACGCTCGATAAGAAGCTCTCGAGTTAACTTGAGAGGCTTAGGAAGGGTAGGGCCAAGTTGGTCAAAAAATTCCTCCTGCTGTTCCAGCTCTCGCTTCCATTCTTCAAGGTTGATTCGGGTAACTTCCTCGAATTGCTCAGGAGACAGAGACAACCCTTCGACATCAATGTCACCTGCCCGAGGAACCCACCCGAACGGAGTCTCCTTCCCCCCGCAGCATCCCTTGACCCGATCGATGATCCACTTGAGCACCCGCATGTTCTCGCCAAACCCGGGCCACAAGTAGCGTCCCTTTTGATCCTGACGAAACCAGTTCACCGTAAAAATGGCAGGTGGATCCGTAATGTGAGCTTGCATGTCCAGCCAGTGCTGGAGATAATCCCCCATATTATAACCGCAGAAGGGAAGCATCGCCATTGGGTCTCGCCTGACAACCCCGACCTGTCCTATCGCCGCCGAAGTCGTCTCAGAACCCATCGTGGCCCCCATGAACACTCCATGGGTCCAGTGGAAAGACTGAAGCACAAGAGGCATCGTATCCTTGCGCCGACCTCCAAAAATAATAGCCGAGATCGGAACCCCTTTGGGATCCTCGGCAAATTTCGAGAGAACAGGATTGTTGTGAATCGGAGCGGTAAACCGAGAATTGGGGTGGGCTGCTTTTTCCGAAGACCCCTTCTTCCAAGGGCGCCCCTGCCAGTCGATCAAGTTGTCCGGAGGCTCTTCTGTCTTTCCTTCCCACCATACATCTCCGTCAAGTGTGCGTGCTACGTTTGTATAGAGCGTATTTTTTCGAATGGTCTCCATGGCGTTGGGGTTGGAAGTGTAGTTAGTTCCAGGAGCTACACCGAAGTAGCCAGCTTCTGGATTGATGGCCCAAAGCCTTCCATCCTCCCCGACTTTCATCCAGGCGATATCATCGCCCACCGTCCAGACTTTCCATCCTTTAAAGGAGGCGGGAGGGATCAGCATAGCTAGATTGGTCTTCCCACAAGCGCTCGGGAAAGCCGCTGTCATATAGGTGATTTCTCCTTGTGGGTTTTCAATCCCCACAATCAGCATATGCTCTGCAAGCCACCCTTCTCTCTTACCGAGATATGAGCCGATCCGGAGAGCGAGACACTTTTTTCCGAGAAGAACATTCCCCCCGTAACCGCTACCGACAGACCATATGGTGTTGTCTTGTGGAAAGTGACAGATGTATCTTCTGTCTGGATGACAATCGAGCAGCGCGTGTAGCCCTCGATTAAAGTCAGGAGAGTTACCCAAAACGTCCAGCGCTACACGCCCCATGCGGGTCATGATCCGCATGTTGAGCACAACATAGAGACTGTCTGTGATCTCGACGCCGACCTTTGACATTGGAGAACCAGGGAGCCCCATGAGATAGGGGAGGACATACATCACTCTCCCTTTCATCGATCCCTCCAGCAGCGTGCGGAGCTTACCGTAGGCTTCCGATGGGGCCATCCAGTGGTTGATCGGTTTAGCTTCTTCCTGAGTAGGTGTGCAGATAAAAGTCAAATGTTCGACGCGAGCTACATCGTTGGGATGAGAACTTGCAAAATAGCAGCCAGGTAATTTTTTATGGTTGAGTGGGAGGAGAATCTCTTTTTCAACAGCTTCTCGCGTCAATCGCTCTTTTTCTTCATCAGAACCATTACACCAAACAATCTGATCCGGTTTTGTAAGCTGAGCAATTTCATTAACCCACTGCAGAAGGAAAGGATTGGAAACAAGATGATTTTCTGTCATTTATTGTACCTTTAGCGCATTCTTGATCGCTTTTCTAGGTTCTTAATTGCATCTCTTTCCTTCAGTGTAACCAGTTCTGTTGAGATGAGCTGCCTATCCTCGCCTGCTCACTGAGGAGATCCCAGTCTGAATCCGCAAAAGGGGATGGAAGAAAGGTAACTTGCGATCAACGTTCAAGTGCTTTGCACATTAAATCGGTAAACTTCTGCGTGGATGCGGAGCCTCCGACGTCTACCGTCTTCCCTTCTTTCCCTGAGTAGACGGTCAAGAGCGCCTGCTCAATGCGGTGCGCGGCATCCATCTCATTGATGTGATGAAGCATCATGATCGCGCTTTGAATCAAGGCAGTGGGATTCGCTAACCCTTTCCCTGCAATATCGGGTGCGCTGCCGTGTACAGCTTCAAACACAGCGCATTCATAGCCGATGTTCGCTCCTGGCACAATCCCAAGTCCCCCCACAAGTCCAGCGCCGAGATCGCTCAAGATGTCTCCATACAAATTTTCTGTCACAATCACATCCAGTGCGTTGGCCTGTTTGACCATCTGCAAAGCGCAGGCGTCCACAATTACTTCTGCCGCTTTTATCATGGGATAACGCGCTGCAATGCGGCGAAAGCAATCCAGGAAAAAGCCATCTGAAATCTTCATGATGTTCGCTTTATGGACAGCTGTAACCTTCTTCCTCCCTAGTTTTTTGGCGTGCTCGAACGCGAATTCACAAATGCGGAGACAACTCCGTTCGGTGATGAGTTTGAGCGCTTGTGCAACACCAGGCATGACCATCAGCTCAAGCCCTGCGTACAAGCTCTCGGTATTCTCTCGGACGATGATGAGGTCAGTCCCCTCAAACCTGGGCTCAACTCCGGGCAGACTTCGGATCGGTCTCAGGTTGGCGTATAGATCGAGCTCTTGACGCAGGGTAACGTTGACCGAGCGGAATCCTTTGCCAACAGGGGTTCCGATAGGTCCCTTGAGCGCCACTTTGTTGCGGCGAATGGAATCGAGCACTTCTTGAGGGAGGGGAGTTCCTTGAGTGGTTGCTACTGCTGCCCCTGCTTGATGGACTTCCCATTCAATCTGCACCCCTGAGGCTACAAGGATTTTTTGAGTTGCTTCAGTTACTTCAGGTCCAATTCCGTCGCCGGGGATAAGTGTGAGTGTATGCATAAGTGGGCCTCTTTGGTCAGGTGTTCATCCTGAACTGGGGGGTGAGACGAAACGACATTCTACTTTAAACGTTTCGTCGATTTCCTCGAGCAATTTTATCACTACAAAATGTCAAAAAGGGGGTAAAGGAAAAAGGAAGGGATCTAAACTGTTTCTTCTGGGCTGGCTTCGAACCATGACAACATCTCCAACTTCTCATTTTATCTACGCGAACGGTCTTCAACAACATGTGCTTGAATGGGTAGGCGAGAGGGAACCTACTGCAGTTGCTATCCTTTTGCATGGCTATATGGATGCTGCTGGAACATGGGATCTTGTTGCTCCCGCATTGACTTCCGCTTCTTTTCGCGTGATTGCACCCGATGTGCGGGGGTTTGGAGAAGCGTCTCATGCTGTGCAAGGGCATTATTACTACTTTGCGGATTATATTGCGGATCTCGAAGCTTTATTGGAGGAGATGAGCCTTTTCAAAGATCCTGTTCTCCCGCTTTTCATGGTGGGCCATTCGATGGGGGGAATTATCGGTACCCTGTACACCGCAACCTTTCCAGAACATATCGCTCGGTTGGCGCTGTTGGAAGGGCTCGGCCCTCCATCTGAGCCATTGAGCGCTTCGGTCGATTGTATGCGCAACTGGCTCAAGGAGATGAAAGTGATCCGAGCTACTTGTCAACAGGAAGGAGTGGAAGGGATGCCTCTTGAAGAGGCGTACCGCCGCCTCTGCCTGCGCCATCCTAGGGTCGATGCAGACGTTTTGAGAAGCCGCCTCTCTTACCTCACCAAATCCGTTGGGGAAGATCGTATCGTGTGGTGTGTGGATCCGCGTTACAAAGCGGCTTATCCTTATCCCTTTAGACAGGATTACTTCCGAGCCTTTGCTGAGCGGATCGCTCAGCCGGTATTGTATATCCATGGAGGTCCTACGGGATTTCGTCCTCCGGATGAAAAAGAACGGCTCGCTTCCTTTGCCAACCTCACTCAGGCTGAGCTCAATCAAGCTGGGCACATGATGCAGTGGACTCAGGCGGCGCAAGTTGCACGGCTTTTGATCCGTTTCTGGGGACAGGGGCGAGTCGACGATGCTTCTGAATCCGGCTAGGCCCCTTCCCACCCATGGACGATATCAGAGAGCCTTTGGCGCGCTTCTCTCGGTAAGAGCCCTACGGCTACTACATTGAGACGCGAGGGCTGAATCAGCATGCGAGCCATTTCTTGGACGTCTGGACAGGTTACTTGCCGGAGAACTGCGAGCTTCTGCTCGGAAGTTTGAAAGCGGTTGGCCAAGAGCCCATATCCATAAGAACTAGCTATGTCTTCAGGGGAATCGAGCATGGATCGCAGATCCCAGCAGCAGCGCTGATAGGCTTGGTCGAGTTCTTCTTGATAAGGACCCTGCGTAGCTAATTCATGTAGAAGAGAAAGGATCCCTTGGGCGACCAAGGGGACCTGTGTGTGGTGAGCGTAGGCTGCAAAATCGATGATTCCGTCATCTTCATATCCGTCGTATCCAGAGGATACATCATAACAGAGCCCTTTTTGGTTGCAGATCTGATGGTAGAGACGTGTCGACATCCCATCGTCGATGATACGGAGTAGCAACTCGAGGGCAGGGTACCGAGAGTCAGTCTCTGCAATAGCGCGAAAACACAGGCGCAGCGCCGTTTGACTCGAAGGGTGTCGCACAATCTTAAGGCGTGCTTTTTTCTGGCGATGTACAGGTGGAGGGGTGGAGAGAACAGACCCTCTGGGGAAATAAGCGAAAGCGCGCTCGGCCCATTCTAAGCTGCGCTGCGGATCGAGCGCTCCTGATAAGACTAAAACGCAAGATGCCCCCGTATAATGGAGCGTGTGATGAGCATGGAGCATGCTTTCTTCAAACGAAGAAACTGTCTGCGCGTCGCCTGGGATGGTTAATCCTAAAGGATGGTGGGGGTAGATCAGAGCTCGAGAGAGATTGTCGGGATTGATCGGCCTTCCATACTCATCGAGATCTTCTAGGATCTCTTCACAGACTACCTTCTTTTCAATATCGATATCGTAAAATTGCGGGGAACCGATCACTTCTCCGCAAAGAAGGGAGACTTGTTCAAGCGACTCAGGCGGAACAGAGGCTGAAAACGTCGTGCTATCCGCTTGTGTGGATGCGTAGAGGAAGCTGCCCAGGCGTTCAAAGGAGAGGCCGATCGCATGAGCGCTCGGGAGACGTTTGGTACCTCTGTAAACCATATGTTCCAGAAAGTGGCTGAGTCCATGGCTTTCGCGTGTTTCAAAGCGGGACCCTGCACGTACAAAAAGTGTTAAATGAGCCGTATGCAAGTGGGGCTGAGCAACCGTAACGACACGCAGCCCGTTGTCAAGTGTTGTCTGTTGTATGTTGAGACCTAGATCTGTGAATTGTGCCAATCGAGTTCTTCACCCTCATGCAGTTATAGCAGACTAAGAATAGCTATCCCGTCTCATCCTCTTCTGCTTCTTCTGAAACGGAAGATTTCTCTGTACTCTCGGTATCAGCATGGTGATTGGAAGAGTAGATCTTGATCTCCCCTTTCGCTTCATTCCAGAGCTGTTGAGTATAAAGGGCAACCGCCTCTTGCTGCTTAATAGCCAAGAGCTTTTGCGTATAGCTATCCCGCTCTTTGTCATAGTCCTGTTGGGTTGCAGAGATGTGCTCTTTCAACTGCAACAGGACCCAGTGATCGTCAACCTGTACTGGCTCGGGGAACAGGGCCCCTTTTTGTGCCTTGAAAGCAAACTCGCGCAGTTTCTTTTCTGTTTGCGGATCGATTCTCAGGAGAGCGGAAAGAGCTCTTTCTTGATTCTGGAAAGGGGCGAGTGGGGTGAGCTTGGGACGCTCAGGATCGTTGAGTACTGTGCGTGGAGGGGGAGAGAAGAGAAAAGCGTCTTTCTTGCCTCGTGCCTGAGTTGATGCTGCTTTTTGTTCTTCTGAAGAAGTAATCTCCTCAGTGTAAGGCTGTACAGAGAGATGGGGGATCGGATCAGAACGCTTGGAGAGCGTCCGCAATGCATCTGTGATAGCAGCCTCCCCCTCTTTTTGTTTGTCTCGAATTTGATGAAGAATCATCGAAGCGAGTGTGTGTGCCTCTTCTCCCCCTTTTTCTTTTTGATATAATTCACGAGCGATAGCGTTGCGGAGTGCCTCCTCAGAAGGGGAAGGGGCTTGAGGATCGTCTTTGAAGATCAGATGATATCCAAATAAGGTCTGGATGGCGTTCTTGGTCACCTGACCTGGAGATAGCTGTTCTGCTGCTTTTCGGAAAGGAGGGACAAAATTCTCTAAACGATCGCCAACATCACCCCCTCGAGAGGCGCTGCCTATGTCCTCTGAAACATCGCGTGCAACCTGTGCGAATGGCTCTCCGCGGCGGATTCGATCCGCAGCGCTGGCTAATTTAAAAAGCGCTGCCTGTTTTTGCTCTTCTGAGCCATGGGGGGGACAGTTGACAAGAATATGTCGAATATGGCCTGCCTTAGGGCTCTCTTCCTCCTGTCGGGTCTTCACGAGATCTGCAATCCGCTCTGCGTGCGTTTTCTCTTTTGCCCATTCGCTCCATCTATCCGCTCCTTTTGAAAGCCCGTAACGTGCTGCAAAAGAAGGGAGCACAGCGATGGACGTCAATATCACCTGATCGTGTTCGAAGGCATAACTCTGCCAGATTTCTTGATCGCTGAGCCGTACGGACAACTGAACAAACTCGAGCAATTTGGCTGCGAGCAGTTCTTTTTTCTGTTCCTCTCGGAATTCCTCAGGGGAGTATCCGAGCATCCAACGCAGGGTCCGTTCGTAGATCTTCAGATCGAACTTTTGTGTTGCTGGATTGCGGAAGCCCACATAGATTTTCCCTTCCGGAATGTGCGAGAAATAAGGGAAATCTGTCTGATGGTGAGGGAGGCTCACCTGAATGAATCCATTGTACAGTGAATCGGTGACCTCTTCTTCTGTGACGCGAAATCCGAGCTCGTTGGCCCGCTTCATCAGGAGTTCTCGCTTGATAAGCCCTTCGAGAACGATCCGGTTGAGTCCCATCTTGTCAGCCTGCTTTTTTAAAGGCTGCCCTTGATCATCACGTGGAACAAGGAGGAGATAAGCAGCGCGTTGACTCTTGAGTTCAATGCAACGCCCTTTAACGCGCGCAGCGCACCCTTGAAGAAAAGGATTTTTGCTTTTCGTGAGAGCAGGTCGAAGCTGGATCGCGAAGACAACCGCTATAGCTGCAATGAGCACCATATAAACGGTTGCTGTGACACCTCTCTTTCGAAGCACATGAAGCATAATTTTATTCTAAATACCACGCGTTCCGTGAGGAGTCGATGGTTCTTAGCGTCTTCTTCTGGTAGACAGCCACTTTTTCTTTCCTCATCGACGGCGTTTCTAAATGCTTTTGATGGATCATTTCTTTATAAAGGAGCTGGACCCCAGAGCTATTTCTTTCCTGCTTTTCAATCGCTTTTTTCAGTGTTGCCTCCATCACCTTGTATCCACCCTTCTTATATACTGTGAGCGCATTTTGAGCGTTCGTGCGAGGGATACTAGTTTTTTCTACTTCGATGTCAGTAATGGTGAAAGATTGGTTGTTGTGTGAGGTTAGCTTATACCTGAGATGAAATGTATCATTATTGATTTTGGCGGGATGGGAAGGTGTCGCTGTTACATTGACCCAACAAACTGTCTCGGATGTTGGCTTTTCTACGGTCGTTTCTAATTGGTATTTGTTGATCTTCTGTAGACGAGATTCCCATTTTTTAGCGACCAATTGGGTGATTAAATCGACGATAGTGTTTTTTTGTCCTTCTGTAATTTCCTTCTTATCTAGCTGAGCCTTAAATTTTTCACCGACTACCGTTGCAAAATTGACCTTCTCTCGGAAGAGAGCGAGAAACTGGTTAGTTTGTTTGTTGGATACCATGGAGCCTATGGATTGATGGATGCTGTTCACAAACTTGAGAGCCTTATCATCCATGGTGGAAGTGGTTGATTTTGGAGGAGTAGCAGAGGTTTGGTTCGGGGATGCCAGAATAGCTCCAGATGCTAAGGAAAGGGCTATGGTTGTTAGAGAGCAAAAACGGCGGTGGTGCATAGATAATTAGGGTCCTTTCTGTGCCTTAAAGTCCTTCCACGGTTTTCCCCTCAGTCGGGTGGGTGATATGGTTGGCTGCTTAAAGCATTAGTTGTTGATGCCTAACTTAATGGAATTCGTTGTCCTTCCTTTGATTTGAAGTTTTTTCTTGTAAAGAATTAAAAATGATTCTTTACGCCTTTTTAGATAATGCATAGAGCGACTTAAGAAGGCTTGGGAATTGTGATTTGAATCCTTATCTCATTTGGATGTTTTTTTAATAAAGGATCTCAATGAGAGTTCAGCTCTGCATTCTGGAGGATGAATGAGCGCGTAAATTATTAAAACTTGTTTTGCTTTGTCATGTTTCACATGAAGTGGGGGTGGGCGAGACATTAAAGAATGACTTGTATTTGCATGCGCAACTCAAGTCAACTCTGTGATAAATGGAAATTAAAGGGGGATTGAGAAAAGTTTTCTTGCTCAAATTGAGAAAGAAAAGAGAGTAGTAATGAGCGATGCTCAAGCGTGCGATCACTGCTCACGTGGCAATAGTAGCAATTTTTTCAGGGAAATGCCCGTCGATTAGAAAGCACTAGAGGACGCTTTTGAAAACAACGCCCCAGAAATACGAAGTACACAGTTACCTTCATTTAACTACGAGAGAAGTTTGAGGGTGGTGGATGGAGTGACGGACCTATAGATAGATGCATGTGTGTGTTACATCGGATGGAAATTATTTGGGCCTCGATCCGGTTAGTTCTCGCGAACAGTACCGATGGATGCAGCGATTTATCCCTTTGGTAGTCGATGAAGAATTACATGCGAAACTTCAGCAGGCTATTGATGGGAGGGGGGCATTTCTTCGTTTTAAAGATGTTCTGATGATGCCAACAGAAGAACATGAACCGTGGTTTGCCTTTCGTAGCGATCGACTTCGCACGTTTATGGGAGAGTGGCTCGAGGCTAATGCGATTCGGGTTACCGTTCGTCCGTATTGGAAGGCCGCTCCCGGTGGACCGGAAAGCGAAAGAGACTCCTGCGTCGGCAGTCAACCTCTCCGCGCGCCGACTTCCTCTGCGGGACTTGATTCTCCCAGAATGGTGTTTGAGCGATGGGTTCGGAGCGTGAGGTTTTTCGCTGTCAACTTTATGAGTTGAACCAAGTGCTCGAGATGAAGGAGCTTGAATTGATGGTGTTATTTGCTGAATTCTTCAAGGTCTGACGTGCTGCAAGAGATTTCGCAAGGCATTAATGAAGGTCAGTTGCAAGAGAAAGCAAATCATGTGGTAAGGGAAGTTGCTTTAAAGTCACAACCCTCTACAATGAGGAATCTTTTTTGCTCGGTTGACTATCTAGGCCAAGTGAAGCAAGCATTTTCCTTACTTAAGACTTTAGGAACCCCTGCAAGTGGACGGAGAGAATTTTCATGTGAGAAGTCGGGGTCCTCAATCTGATTATTCCTGGTTGCTTCAAATCTGCTCTTCGCCCATTATTCAGGGAGAGATACGAAGGCTCTCTTTGTTATTCAAAAAAACTTTACAGCTTCTGCCTGCTTTTTCTTCATATAGAAGGAGCTATTGGCTTCGGTGGAGATGGAGGACATGGTGGCTAGGGGGAGCCTTGATACCTCTCTGTGCAGCACAGGCTGCTTCTCTTCATGTCGAAGAAAGAATGGTGGATCAGGTTGCTGTCCGCTTTTACCTGCCTGAACTTGGAGGGGTGGAGAAGCCCCGGTTCATTACCCAACGTATGCTTGCGTTTGAGGCCCGGATTCAGTCTTTAATCAGTAGAAGAAAAGGAGCGCCTGAAGAGGGAGAGGTTACTGACAGGAGCATCCAAATAGCTTTAGAGGTGCACTTGGCGGAAGAAATTTTTTCTTTTCTTGCAGAAGATATCCTGACGAGGGAACCAGCTTTGCTCAAGCCAATGCTTCAGTATGTTCGCACTATCTTTTACGAGCAGGTCGGTGGAATTGGCCCTCTCTTAAAAATGGCTGAGAAAGAAGGGTTAGGTGAATCAGAGCTAGGGGCTTTGATAGAGCGACGCACGCGTGCTTTTTTATATGTTAACAGTGCATTCACCGATCTTCTTCATCCTTCGGAAGAAGATCTGAATACGCTCTATCGAGTGATCTTCTCTTCGCTCGATCCGCCTTCTTTTGATGACGAAGTGAGGAGAAAACTGGTGCATCAATTTTCGCAAGCTCGCTTTAATCAAGTCGCGCTTTCTTTTCTGCAAGCTGCACAATTTCGTTTGAAATTAAAGTGGGTTAGACCCACTCCGACTCTCTCTCCTCCGTCGTGATAGGTGGGTGATGGTGAATGCTCGTTGAGGTTCTTTTAGGAGTTAAGGGATCGTGTGGATGTACTCTTTGGAGCCGCTCTTTCCCTGGATTCAGATGAGCAGTCGGTTCCCGCTCGAGGTAGCGAAAAATGGTGCGAGGATCGATTCCTAGATCGCGCGCTGTTTGGGTTCGATTTTCGTTATTGCGCTGTAGAACGTTGAGGACATACTTGCGGTGGAACTCTTCTTTGGCTTTTTCAAGAGTCAGGATCACCGTCTTTCTTTCTTCTTCGATATTGAGATCTTCTGGACCTAATAGAGGTTTTTCGCAGAGAACAACCGCTTTTTTAATTTTGTTTTCAAGCTGACGAATATTTCCAAGCCAGGAATGTTTTTTAATCAGCGCCAGTGCTTGTGGGCTGAAGCCTTTGATGGGAGAATTAAATTCCGAGGCATATTGATTGAGAAGCATTTTGGCGATGACGATAACATCATCTTCGCGATCTCGTAGGGGTGGAAGCCAAAGGTTGACTACGTTCAGTCGGTAATAGAGATCTTCTCGAAAATGGCCGTTGCGGATTTTGTCTTCCAGGATCCGGTGGGTGGCTGCTATCGCACGAATATTCACCACTTTTTGTGGTTTAGAATCTCCAACGCGTGTGACAGTGCGTTCCTGTAGCGCACGCAGGAGTTTGACTTGCAGATTGAATGGAGGCTCTCCGATTTCATCCAAAAAGAGAGTCCCTTTATCCGCTTCTTGGAATTTGCCTGCTCGGGATGATGTTGCGCCTGTAAAAGCCCCTTTGACATGACCAAATGGTTCACTTTCAATGAGGTTTTTAGGGATTGCTACGCAATTGGCAGCTATAAAAGGCCTATTTGATCGCACTGAGCGGCAGTGGATTTCTCGCGCGATGATCTCTTTCCTGGTCCCTGTTTCTCCTGTGATCAAAACGCTGATATCGGTTGTAGCTACTTTTTGGAGCTTGCGAAACACTTCTACCATAGAGGGGCAAGCCACAATAATTTCACCAAGCCTTTTGTCTTTGAGTTCTGCACTAAGTTTTTTGTTGTCTGTCTGCAATGTGGAGAGGAGTAATACGTTCTGCAAGATCGGGGAGGCTTGGCTTGCGAAAATAGATAAAACGTCTAACTGGTTTTTCTTAAAAAAACCTTGATGCGATCGTTGCCGACGTAGAGAGCCCCCATCACCATCCCCTGGGCGATGAGCGAAGCGCACATCACGCTGGAGGGTTTGAGCGTTACGACGCTTTCGCTTTTATTGAATTGTGCATCATTAATGGTATCACTCACCATAAGCGGCCGTCCTATTTGAAGTACTTTGGCGACGATGCTATCGGAGATCGTCTGGTCATCAGCGGCCTCGGTATGCTGTCGGATGTGTCGGGAGATAATCATGGGACGTTTTTTCCCTTTTCCTGCTGAATGGGATGCTGTACATGCTAGTGGGTTGTTCAAGAGCGGAAGAAAGCCTTTTTCTGCTCCAGTCACTTCAATGGTGGAGTCCAATAAGGTTTCAAGCAGCGGATCAAGCCCCTTGGTGACCATCAATTTTTCGCTGAACTCGTGTAGTTTGTGAAGGCCTTCGAAATGCTGGACAAAAAGCGTAGAAGCAAGCAGAAGAAGAGTCGAGAGGAGGGGGATCCAGATATTCTCTTGCGCATGGAGGTTCATCAAACATGCTGAACCGCAGATGAGCATCCCTTACCATCAGTCGATCGCCGTGGATCAGTCGGGCTCGGTACTTTTTATGGCCATTGATACAGATTTCTTTCTGTTTATCGACTACCTCGATGTTAAAATCATGCCCGTCAAAAAGCATTTGAGCGTGGACTTCAGCGATTCCGTGGTCCGG
Protein-coding regions in this window:
- a CDS encoding UPF0158 family protein, giving the protein MHVCVTSDGNYLGLDPVSSREQYRWMQRFIPLVVDEELHAKLQQAIDGRGAFLRFKDVLMMPTEEHEPWFAFRSDRLRTFMGEWLEANAIRVTVRPYWKAAPGGPESERDSCVGSQPLRAPTSSAGLDSPRMVFERWVRSVRFFAVNFMS
- a CDS encoding peptidylprolyl isomerase, which codes for MLHVLRKRGVTATVYMVLIAAIAVVFAIQLRPALTKSKNPFLQGCAARVKGRCIELKSQRAAYLLLVPRDDQGQPLKKQADKMGLNRIVLEGLIKRELLMKRANELGFRVTEEEVTDSLYNGFIQVSLPHHQTDFPYFSHIPEGKIYVGFRNPATQKFDLKIYERTLRWMLGYSPEEFREEQKKELLAAKLLEFVQLSVRLSDQEIWQSYAFEHDQVILTSIAVLPSFAARYGLSKGADRWSEWAKEKTHAERIADLVKTRQEEESPKAGHIRHILVNCPPHGSEEQKQAALFKLASAADRIRRGEPFAQVARDVSEDIGSASRGGDVGDRLENFVPPFRKAAEQLSPGQVTKNAIQTLFGYHLIFKDDPQAPSPSEEALRNAIARELYQKEKGGEEAHTLASMILHQIRDKQKEGEAAITDALRTLSKRSDPIPHLSVQPYTEEITSSEEQKAASTQARGKKDAFLFSPPPRTVLNDPERPKLTPLAPFQNQERALSALLRIDPQTEKKLREFAFKAQKGALFPEPVQVDDHWVLLQLKEHISATQQDYDKERDSYTQKLLAIKQQEAVALYTQQLWNEAKGEIKIYSSNHHADTESTEKSSVSEEAEEDETG
- a CDS encoding alpha/beta fold hydrolase translates to MTTSPTSHFIYANGLQQHVLEWVGEREPTAVAILLHGYMDAAGTWDLVAPALTSASFRVIAPDVRGFGEASHAVQGHYYYFADYIADLEALLEEMSLFKDPVLPLFMVGHSMGGIIGTLYTATFPEHIARLALLEGLGPPSEPLSASVDCMRNWLKEMKVIRATCQQEGVEGMPLEEAYRRLCLRHPRVDADVLRSRLSYLTKSVGEDRIVWCVDPRYKAAYPYPFRQDYFRAFAERIAQPVLYIHGGPTGFRPPDEKERLASFANLTQAELNQAGHMMQWTQAAQVARLLIRFWGQGRVDDASESG
- a CDS encoding M16 family metallopeptidase; this encodes MAQFTDLGLNIQQTTLDNGLRVVTVAQPHLHTAHLTLFVRAGSRFETRESHGLSHFLEHMVYRGTKRLPSAHAIGLSFERLGSFLYASTQADSTTFSASVPPESLEQVSLLCGEVIGSPQFYDIDIEKKVVCEEILEDLDEYGRPINPDNLSRALIYPHHPLGLTIPGDAQTVSSFEESMLHAHHTLHYTGASCVLVLSGALDPQRSLEWAERAFAYFPRGSVLSTPPPVHRQKKARLKIVRHPSSQTALRLCFRAIAETDSRYPALELLLRIIDDGMSTRLYHQICNQKGLCYDVSSGYDGYEDDGIIDFAAYAHHTQVPLVAQGILSLLHELATQGPYQEELDQAYQRCCWDLRSMLDSPEDIASSYGYGLLANRFQTSEQKLAVLRQVTCPDVQEMARMLIQPSRLNVVAVGLLPREARQRLSDIVHGWEGA
- a CDS encoding phosphoenolpyruvate carboxykinase (GTP); the protein is MTENHLVSNPFLLQWVNEIAQLTKPDQIVWCNGSDEEKERLTREAVEKEILLPLNHKKLPGCYFASSHPNDVARVEHLTFICTPTQEEAKPINHWMAPSEAYGKLRTLLEGSMKGRVMYVLPYLMGLPGSPMSKVGVEITDSLYVVLNMRIMTRMGRVALDVLGNSPDFNRGLHALLDCHPDRRYICHFPQDNTIWSVGSGYGGNVLLGKKCLALRIGSYLGKREGWLAEHMLIVGIENPQGEITYMTAAFPSACGKTNLAMLIPPASFKGWKVWTVGDDIAWMKVGEDGRLWAINPEAGYFGVAPGTNYTSNPNAMETIRKNTLYTNVARTLDGDVWWEGKTEEPPDNLIDWQGRPWKKGSSEKAAHPNSRFTAPIHNNPVLSKFAEDPKGVPISAIIFGGRRKDTMPLVLQSFHWTHGVFMGATMGSETTSAAIGQVGVVRRDPMAMLPFCGYNMGDYLQHWLDMQAHITDPPAIFTVNWFRQDQKGRYLWPGFGENMRVLKWIIDRVKGCCGGKETPFGWVPRAGDIDVEGLSLSPEQFEEVTRINLEEWKRELEQQEEFFDQLGPTLPKPLKLTRELLIERLRSLQTFQTEHKARKKKDC
- a CDS encoding GAF domain-containing protein, translated to MNLHAQENIWIPLLSTLLLLASTLFVQHFEGLHKLHEFSEKLMVTKGLDPLLETLLDSTIEVTGAEKGFLPLLNNPLACTASHSAGKGKKRPMIISRHIRQHTEAADDQTISDSIVAKVLQIGRPLMVSDTINDAQFNKSESVVTLKPSSVMCASLIAQGMVMGALYVGNDRIKVFLRKTS
- a CDS encoding isocitrate/isopropylmalate dehydrogenase family protein; protein product: MHTLTLIPGDGIGPEVTEATQKILVASGVQIEWEVHQAGAAVATTQGTPLPQEVLDSIRRNKVALKGPIGTPVGKGFRSVNVTLRQELDLYANLRPIRSLPGVEPRFEGTDLIIVRENTESLYAGLELMVMPGVAQALKLITERSCLRICEFAFEHAKKLGRKKVTAVHKANIMKISDGFFLDCFRRIAARYPMIKAAEVIVDACALQMVKQANALDVIVTENLYGDILSDLGAGLVGGLGIVPGANIGYECAVFEAVHGSAPDIAGKGLANPTALIQSAIMMLHHINEMDAAHRIEQALLTVYSGKEGKTVDVGGSASTQKFTDLMCKALER
- a CDS encoding sigma-54 interaction domain-containing protein; translation: MACPSMVEVFRKLQKVATTDISVLITGETGTRKEIIAREIHCRSVRSNRPFIAANCVAIPKNLIESEPFGHVKGAFTGATSSRAGKFQEADKGTLFLDEIGEPPFNLQVKLLRALQERTVTRVGDSKPQKVVNIRAIAATHRILEDKIRNGHFREDLYYRLNVVNLWLPPLRDREDDVIVIAKMLLNQYASEFNSPIKGFSPQALALIKKHSWLGNIRQLENKIKKAVVLCEKPLLGPEDLNIEEERKTVILTLEKAKEEFHRKYVLNVLQRNNENRTQTARDLGIDPRTIFRYLEREPTAHLNPGKERLQRVHPHDPLTPKRTSTSIHHHPPITTEERESEWV